In Ilumatobacter fluminis, the following proteins share a genomic window:
- a CDS encoding nuclear transport factor 2 family protein: protein MPLLGPFDRPLPLRSGRSGAAEPRPSTSPVPTAPAPDDVIPVGCERTAALARFVTRTVLGDVETVDASHHELVAVFTEDVEVWSPSFHRCGREALISALRDRDDALRRIEVRITRQMAAERIAFTEWRLQGIFDRAGFVDDDVLVEPSHRAVESSGVLVCEFDGERVRSVRCYYDELGLMEELLLAP from the coding sequence ATGCCGCTCCTCGGACCGTTCGACCGGCCACTGCCGTTGCGCAGCGGGCGGTCGGGCGCCGCCGAGCCGAGACCGTCGACGTCGCCGGTCCCGACGGCGCCGGCACCCGACGACGTCATCCCGGTCGGATGTGAACGGACCGCCGCGCTCGCACGCTTCGTGACGCGGACCGTGCTCGGCGATGTCGAGACGGTCGACGCGTCGCACCACGAGCTGGTCGCCGTGTTCACCGAGGACGTCGAGGTGTGGAGCCCGTCGTTCCATCGCTGCGGACGAGAGGCGCTCATCAGTGCGTTGCGTGACCGGGACGACGCGTTGCGTCGGATCGAGGTGCGGATCACTCGGCAGATGGCCGCCGAACGGATCGCGTTCACCGAGTGGCGACTGCAGGGCATCTTCGACCGCGCCGGGTTCGTCGACGACGACGTGCTCGTCGAACCGTCGCACCGCGCCGTCGAGTCGTCGGGTGTGCTGGTCTGTGAGTTCGACGGCGAACGGGTTCGTTCGGTCCGGTGCTACTACGACGAACTCGGTTTGATGGAGGAGCTGCTGCTGGCTCCGTGA
- a CDS encoding LuxR family transcriptional regulator, protein MRVGTSTAGSAVRDRGRFAPPQPLAGEIERHRLDTVYEEARGRVLVLAAPTGYGKSTLAARWTRSDRRSVRWLDLEPVDDDPVALMRSIGAALDGLDGLGESPLDDGLLHESFDVMLDAIDEPFVLVIDDVDHLRSPAAAAVVQRVARAIGGESTLLLAGRDLEEGLATALRLAPGTIELASDRLAFSDAETTALMNARLPATDVGSFATTISRYEGWPAGLALAIANRGGATFDSPAGSDEPVVSVWLEQLDPDDRALLAELACLGRFHPDMCGDVLGRTGCRSDLRRLRRRQFVVDALDERGEWFRLHHLVADWLSRELRSEQPERWAELHRLAADWWEREGDVDLVFEFAHTMGDVDRCVGIIAEHGGSFVADGRHRTVQRWFETLGDDAVRARPELCATAAVIETQLGDFPSALRWTRALAHTNGRTRLPDDLRLQTDVLSAAFELQPTTELRPPLEAAVRELPGGAWRSFGCWALGAFRYLHGDTAEALAILDDGAFEAQVAGVHRLQANNAGMKATIEFLEGSPTASTNAVAAYRRLERSVPDITPPSANLVSMVALDEARSGRRDGATAMIDRCLHLLDGFGPVSAWYQAYTLVILATASLHIGDAKAARRHLDRAETLLRPEDTPHGLTPHVDDLRTRVTAAEQLGLDPAWTLTTAELNVLQYLPTNLSLGDIASELFVSRNTVKSHTASIYRKLGTTSRAETVDAARAAGMLSPLP, encoded by the coding sequence ATGAGAGTGGGAACGTCGACGGCAGGGAGCGCAGTTCGGGACCGCGGACGGTTCGCGCCCCCGCAGCCGCTCGCCGGCGAGATCGAACGCCACCGCCTCGACACCGTCTACGAGGAGGCTCGTGGCCGGGTGCTCGTCCTCGCTGCACCGACCGGCTACGGGAAGAGCACGCTCGCTGCCCGCTGGACCCGTTCCGATCGACGGTCCGTCCGATGGCTCGACCTCGAGCCGGTCGACGACGACCCGGTCGCCTTGATGCGCTCGATCGGCGCCGCCCTCGACGGTCTCGACGGTCTCGGCGAGTCGCCGCTCGACGATGGTCTGCTCCACGAGTCGTTCGACGTCATGCTCGATGCGATCGACGAACCGTTCGTGCTGGTCATCGACGATGTCGACCACCTCCGGAGTCCCGCCGCCGCTGCCGTCGTCCAGCGCGTCGCGCGTGCGATCGGCGGCGAGTCGACGCTGCTGCTCGCCGGTCGCGACCTCGAGGAGGGTCTGGCGACTGCGCTGCGTCTCGCCCCCGGCACCATCGAGCTCGCGTCGGACCGGCTTGCGTTCAGCGACGCCGAGACAACGGCGCTGATGAACGCCCGCCTCCCGGCCACCGACGTCGGGTCGTTCGCCACCACGATCTCGAGGTACGAGGGCTGGCCTGCCGGACTCGCACTCGCGATCGCCAATCGAGGCGGCGCCACCTTCGACTCCCCTGCCGGCTCGGACGAGCCCGTCGTGTCGGTCTGGCTCGAACAGCTCGATCCCGACGATCGGGCTTTGCTGGCGGAACTCGCCTGCCTCGGTCGCTTCCACCCCGACATGTGTGGGGACGTCCTCGGCCGAACCGGCTGCCGATCCGACCTCCGTCGCCTCCGACGCCGCCAGTTCGTGGTCGACGCACTCGACGAACGCGGCGAGTGGTTCCGGCTCCACCACCTCGTCGCGGACTGGCTCTCACGGGAGCTCCGGAGTGAACAGCCGGAGCGGTGGGCCGAGCTCCATCGCCTCGCCGCCGACTGGTGGGAGCGGGAGGGCGACGTCGACCTGGTCTTCGAGTTCGCCCACACGATGGGCGACGTCGACCGCTGCGTCGGCATCATTGCCGAGCACGGCGGCTCGTTCGTCGCCGACGGCCGACACCGCACCGTGCAGCGTTGGTTCGAGACCCTCGGCGACGACGCCGTTCGGGCCAGGCCAGAACTGTGCGCGACGGCGGCCGTCATCGAAACGCAGTTGGGCGACTTCCCGTCGGCGTTGCGCTGGACCCGTGCCCTCGCTCACACCAACGGACGGACCCGCCTTCCCGACGATCTCCGCCTGCAGACCGACGTGCTGTCGGCAGCGTTCGAACTCCAGCCGACCACCGAGCTCAGGCCGCCACTCGAAGCCGCCGTTCGCGAGCTTCCGGGCGGGGCGTGGCGATCGTTTGGTTGTTGGGCGCTCGGCGCCTTCCGATACCTGCACGGCGACACCGCCGAAGCGCTGGCGATCCTCGACGACGGTGCGTTCGAAGCACAGGTCGCCGGTGTCCACCGACTCCAGGCCAACAATGCCGGCATGAAGGCGACGATCGAATTCCTCGAGGGCTCACCGACGGCATCGACGAACGCCGTCGCCGCCTACCGGCGCCTCGAACGGTCGGTACCCGACATCACGCCGCCGTCGGCCAACCTCGTCTCGATGGTGGCGCTCGACGAGGCCCGCTCCGGCCGGCGCGACGGCGCCACGGCCATGATCGACCGGTGCCTCCATCTGCTCGACGGCTTCGGACCGGTGTCGGCGTGGTATCAGGCGTACACCCTCGTCATCCTGGCCACCGCCTCGCTGCACATCGGCGACGCCAAGGCGGCGCGCCGCCACCTCGACCGCGCCGAGACACTGTTGCGACCCGAGGACACACCGCACGGGCTGACGCCACACGTCGACGACCTCCGAACCCGGGTCACCGCTGCCGAACAGCTCGGCCTCGACCCGGCCTGGACCCTCACGACCGCCGAGCTCAACGTGCTCCAGTACTTGCCGACGAACCTCAGCCTCGGCGACATCGCCTCGGAGCTGTTCGTGTCGCGCAACACGGTCAAGTCGCACACGGCGTCGATCTACCGCAAGCTCGGCACAACGTCGCGCGCCGAGACGGTCGACGCTGCCCGAGCAGCCGGCATGTTGTCGCCACTCCCCTGA
- a CDS encoding SHOCT domain-containing protein, which produces MLAYDYPLLGLFWTMLMVFLWVAWLFLLFRIFADIFRSGMGGWSKALWSLFVIFLPFLGVLVYIIANGDDMRKRDIETMQQNEAAFRSYVQDAAGSGGGTATELAKLAELRDSGVLSPEEFEAQKAKLLA; this is translated from the coding sequence ATGCTCGCGTACGACTACCCGCTGCTCGGCCTCTTCTGGACCATGCTCATGGTCTTCCTGTGGGTCGCCTGGCTGTTCCTGCTGTTCCGCATCTTCGCGGACATCTTCCGCTCCGGCATGGGCGGCTGGAGCAAGGCGCTGTGGTCGCTGTTCGTGATCTTCCTGCCGTTCCTCGGCGTGCTCGTCTACATCATCGCCAACGGTGACGACATGCGGAAGCGCGACATCGAGACGATGCAGCAGAACGAAGCGGCGTTCCGCAGCTACGTGCAGGACGCGGCCGGCTCGGGCGGCGGCACCGCCACCGAACTCGCCAAGCTCGCCGAACTGCGCGACAGCGGCGTGCTGTCGCCGGAAGAGTTCGAGGCCCAGAAGGCCAAGCTGCTCGCCTGA
- a CDS encoding glutamate decarboxylase — MVHVHQSDDDSVSTPAYAGRLGMSPVPKHRMPDDSSSPEATYRMIHDELLLDGSSRLNMATFVTTWMDPQAELLMAETFDKNMIDKDEYPQTAEIERRCVNMVADLFNAPSGGDAVGVSTIGSSEAVMLGGLAMKWRWRQRREAAGLDATRPNMVLGSNVQVVWEKFCKYWDVEARYVPVTENRFVVDPDDVMARVDENTIGVIPILGTTYTGEFEPIEEIHDRVVAYNAEHDLDIPIHVDAASGGFVAPFLHPDLRWDFRLPQVKSINVSGHKYGLTYPGIGFVVWRSNDDLPEDLVFHVNYLGGDMPTFTLNFSRPGNQIVGQYYNFVRLGREGYTKIMEGLRATALHISAALRDMDVFDVVSDGSAIPVLAFRLQGEHPYTVFHISDRLRRNGWQVPAYTMPADATDVAVLRIVIREGFGLDLAENLIDDIREAVDYLEQHPPREEAPAGFSHT; from the coding sequence ATGGTCCACGTCCACCAGTCCGACGACGACAGCGTCTCCACCCCGGCCTACGCCGGGCGGTTGGGCATGTCACCGGTGCCGAAACACCGGATGCCCGACGATTCGTCGTCACCGGAGGCGACCTACCGGATGATCCACGACGAGTTGCTGCTCGACGGCAGCTCTCGGCTCAACATGGCCACGTTCGTGACCACGTGGATGGATCCTCAAGCCGAGCTGCTCATGGCCGAGACGTTCGACAAGAACATGATCGACAAGGACGAGTATCCGCAGACCGCCGAAATCGAGCGGCGCTGCGTGAACATGGTCGCCGATCTGTTCAACGCACCGAGCGGCGGCGACGCCGTCGGTGTCTCGACCATCGGCTCGAGTGAAGCCGTCATGCTCGGCGGTCTCGCGATGAAATGGCGCTGGCGCCAGCGTCGCGAGGCCGCCGGGCTCGACGCCACACGACCCAACATGGTCCTGGGATCCAACGTCCAGGTCGTGTGGGAGAAGTTCTGCAAGTACTGGGACGTCGAGGCTCGCTACGTGCCCGTCACCGAGAACCGCTTCGTCGTCGACCCGGACGACGTGATGGCCCGGGTCGACGAGAACACGATCGGCGTCATCCCGATCCTCGGCACCACCTACACCGGTGAGTTCGAGCCGATCGAGGAGATCCACGACCGGGTCGTGGCGTACAACGCCGAACACGACCTCGACATCCCGATCCACGTCGACGCTGCCAGCGGCGGCTTCGTGGCCCCCTTCCTCCACCCCGATCTCCGGTGGGACTTCCGCCTGCCACAGGTGAAGTCGATCAACGTGTCGGGCCACAAGTACGGCCTCACGTACCCGGGCATCGGGTTCGTGGTCTGGCGCTCGAACGACGACCTCCCCGAGGATCTCGTCTTCCACGTGAACTACCTCGGTGGCGACATGCCGACGTTCACGCTCAACTTCTCGCGACCCGGCAACCAGATCGTCGGCCAGTACTACAACTTCGTGCGCCTCGGCCGCGAGGGCTACACCAAGATCATGGAGGGCTTGCGGGCGACCGCACTGCACATCTCGGCGGCCCTGCGCGACATGGACGTGTTCGACGTGGTCAGCGACGGCAGCGCGATCCCCGTGCTCGCGTTCCGGCTGCAGGGCGAGCACCCGTACACCGTGTTCCACATCTCCGACCGGCTGCGCCGCAACGGTTGGCAGGTGCCGGCGTACACGATGCCCGCCGACGCGACCGACGTCGCCGTGCTCCGGATCGTCATCCGGGAAGGCTTCGGGCTCGACCTCGCCGAGAACCTGATCGACGACATCCGCGAAGCCGTCGACTACCTCGAACAGCACCCACCACGCGAAGAAGCACCCGCCGGCTTCTCCCACACCTGA